The Prunus persica cultivar Lovell chromosome G8, Prunus_persica_NCBIv2, whole genome shotgun sequence genome includes a region encoding these proteins:
- the LOC18767971 gene encoding root phototropism protein 3, translating to MWDSETESVGGRDYGNGVLSSSKHSVKTDGFELKGSSWYVATDIPSDLLVQVGDVNFHLHKYPLLSRSGKINRVMYELRDPDLSKIALDDLPGGPEAFELAAKFCYGIAVDLTAANISGLRCAAEYLEMTEDLEEGNLIFKTEAFLSYVVLSSWRDSIVVLKSCEKLSPWAENLQIVRRCSESIAWKACANPKGIRWAYTGKPLKVSSPSWNDMKDSSPSKNQQVPPDWWFEDVSILRIDHFVRVITAIKVKGMRFELIGAAIMHYASKWLPGLINDGAAAADEGSNSSNNNTSNSGSSWKGGLHLIVAGNKDEPPSVQAKDQRMIIESLISIIPPQKDSVSCSFLLRLLRMANMLKVALALVTELEKRVGMQFEQATLADLLIPSYNKSETMYDVDLVQRLLEHFLVQEQTDISSPSQQSFPGKHYDDIQRGTGPNAKMRVARLVDSYLTEVSRDRSLSLTKFQVLAEALPDSARICDDGLYRAIDSYLKAHPTLSEHERKRLCRVMDCQKLSIDACMHAAQNERLPLRVVVQVLFSEQVKISNALATSSLKEAGESQYQPMVSNRKTLLEGTPQSFQEGWAAAKKDINTVKFELESVKAKYLELQNDMDNLQRQFDKMSKQKQTSAWSSGWKKLSKLTKTTNLENQHNIGTEHQAAVDQQNRKTPRRWRNSIS from the exons ATGTGGGATTCAGAGACTGAGTCAGTTGGAGGGAGAGATTACGGCAATGGAGTTCTTAGTTCAAGCAAGCACAGTGTTAAGACTGATGGATTTGAGCTAAAAGGCAGCTCTTG GTATGTTGCAACTGATATCCCAAGTGACCTGCTAGTTCAAGTTGGAGATGTGAATTTTCACTTGCACAAG TATCCCCTGCTGTCAAGGAGTGGAAAGATCAACAGAGTTATGTATGAATTACGCGACCCGGACTTGAGTAAGATAGCTTTGGATGACCTTCCTGGTGGACCGGAGGCGTTCGAGCTAGCTGCGAAATTCTGCTATGGAATTGCTGTTGATCTAACAGCAGCTAACATTTCAGGCCTGAGATGTGCTGCTGAGTACCTTGAAATGACAGAGGACTTGGAAGAAGGCAATCTTATCTTCAAAACGGAGGCGTTTCTCAGCTATGTGGTTTTATCCTCATGGAGAGACTCCATAGTTGTGTTGAAAAGCTGTGAGAAGCTCTCACCATGGGCGGAAAATCTTCAAATTGTCCGAAGATGCAGCGAGTCTATTGCTTGGAAAGCTTGTGCCAATCCAAAAGGAATAAGATGGGCATACACTGGAAAGCCACTAAAAGTTTCAAGTCCAAGCTGGAATGACATGAAGGACTCAAGTCCAAGTAAAAACCAGCAGGTCCCTCCTGATTGGTGGTTTGAAGATGTTTCGATTCTTAGGATTGATCACTTTGTCAGGGTTATTACTGCAATTAAGGTAAAGGGGATGAGATTTGAACTGATTGGAGCTGCAATAATGCATTATGCATCCAAATGGCTTCCGGGTTTAATAAATGATGGCGCGGCTGCAGCAGATGAAGGAAGCAACAGCAGCAATAATAATACCAGTAATAGTGGCAGCAGTTGGAAGGGTGGACTCCATTTGATTGTGGCAGGAAATAAAGATGAGCCTCCAAGTGTTCAGGCCAAAGATCAACGGATGATCATTGAGAGCCTCATCAGTATAATTCCACCACAGAAGGATAGTGTCTCATGCAGCTTCCTTCTTCGGCTTTTGAGAATGGCAAACATGTTGAAAGTAGCACTTGCTTTGGTTACTGAGCTGGAAAAACGCGTGGGAATGCAGTTCGAACAGGCTACATTGGCGGATCTTCTTATTCCTTCTTACAATAAAAGTGAAACTATGTATGATGTGGATCTTGTTCAAAGGCTTCTGGAGCATTTTCTGGTTCAAGAACAAACAGATATTTCAAGTCCAAGCCAACAATCTTTCCCTGGAAAACACTATGATGACATTCAAAGGGGTACAGGCCCAAATGCTAAGATGAGGGTAGCTAGGCTTGTCGATAGTTATCTTACCGAGGTATCCAGAGATAGAAGCCTCTCCCTAACAAAGTTTCAGGTGCTGGCAGAAGCTTTGCCTGATTCTGCAAGGATCTGTGATGATGGACTTTATAGAGCAATTGATTCCTATCTTAAG GCCCATCCTACACTTTCTGAGCATGAAAGGAAGAGGCTTTGCCGAGTGATGGATTGCCAAAAGTTATCAATTGATGCCTGCATGCATGCTGCCCAAAATGAAAGACTCCCATTAAGGGTGGTGGTGCAAGTTCTTTTCTCTGAACAAGTTAAAATAAGCAATGCATTAGCCACCAGCTCCCTCAAAGAAGCTGGAGAATCTCAGTATCAGCCAATGGTTTCGAATCGAAAAACACTACTCGAAGGGACCCCGCAATCATTCCAAGAAGGATGGGCAGCAGCTAAAAAAGACATCAACACGGTAAAGTTCGAACTGGAGAGTGTCAAAGCCAAGTACCTTGAGCTCCAGAATGACATGGACAACTTGCAGAGACAATTTGATAAGATGTCAAAGCAGAAACAGACATCCGCATGGAGCAGTGGATGGAAGAAACTAAGCAAACTCACAAAGACCACGAACTTAGAAAATCAGCACAACATTGGGACTGAGCACCAAGCAGCTGTAGATCAGCAGAATAGAAAGACACCTAGGAGGTGGAGAAATTCGATTTcctga
- the LOC18768300 gene encoding transcription factor bHLH143, with the protein MVKANNNSWLFPEQNSAWQLPNLNHMSMLLEPRQQECLPSSTNQGICPFSGHMALPGSTVSGVQGVMAKQTNEGHGVLQHLPPYFQTLFPPPNSYLNEKQSAFSYGFGGRMAVPNANPGSSQKGFFIFDQSGNETKLIYNSDCPPSQDPPFASKRFVYGYGSHEAGLTTSMDQIGSTEYLLHEEIGENHIIEESEMHEDTEEINALLYSDDYDDEDNNDDDGDDNDSDCGEDDEVKSTGHSPIDLQVSYGKKEHVEELTEKVISCDASNKRHKLLNGGYRQLSPMETVINSIQPYGSHGHGNNMESSYGLGQIQGEEIHSTVGKMKSKKETIRETIRVLESVIPGAKGKDSVFIIDKAIEYLKSMKLAAETLGVSFHEEAAFRPC; encoded by the coding sequence ATGGTTAAGGCAAACAACAACTCTTGGCTTTTCCCAGAGCAGAATTCTGCTTGGCAACTGCCTAATTTGAATCATATGAGCATGTTGCTTGAGCCCAGGCAACAGGAATGTTTACCATCATCTACAAATCAGGGCATTTGCCCATTTTCTGGACATATGGCATTGCCAGGGTCCACAGTTTCCGGTGTTCAGGGTGTTATGGCGAAACAAACAAATGAAGGTCATGGGGTGCTTCAACATTTACCTCCATATTTTCAGACCTTATTTCCTCCACCAAATTCTTATCTTAATGAAAAGCAGTCAGCATTTTCTTATGGATTTGGTGGTCGCATGGCTGTGCCAAATGCAAATCCAGGGTCTTCCCAGAAGGGATTCTTCATTTTTGATCAGTCTGGGAATGAAACAAAGCTAATATATAATTCTGATTGCCCTCCTAGCCAGGATCCACCCTTTGCCAGTAAAAGGTTCGTTTATGGTTATGGTTCACATGAAGCAGGACTAACAACCAGCATGGACCAAATTGGTTCAACCGAGTACCTCTTGCATGAAGAGATCGGTGAGAATCACATAATTGAAGAGAGTGAGATGCATGAAGACACAGAAGAAATCAATGCATTGCTTTACTctgatgattatgatgatgaagataataATGATGATGACGGAGACGATAATGACAGTGATTGTGGTGAGGATGATGAAGTAAAAAGCACGGGTCATTCTCCAATAGATCTTCAAGTGAGTTatggaaagaaagaacatGTGGAGGAATTAACAGAGAAGGTCATCAGTTGTGATGCTTCAAACAAAAGGCATAAATTGCTCAATGGTGGTTACAGGCAATTATCACCAATGGAGACTGTTATTAATTCGATACAGCCGTATGGATCTCACGGGCACGGGAACAATATGGAATCGAGCTACGGACTTGGCCAGATCCAAGGAGAGGAAATACATTCTACTGTGGGTAAGATGaagtccaaaaaagaaacaattcgTGAGACAATTAGAGTTCTTGAGAGTGTGATTCCTGGTGCTAAGGGCAAGGATTCAGTGTTCATCATAGACAAAGCTATAGAATACTTGAAGTCTATGAAGCTTGCAGCCGAAACTCTGGGAGTGAGCTTCCATGAAGAAGCTGCGTTCCGTCCATGCTAA